The following are encoded together in the Dama dama isolate Ldn47 chromosome 27, ASM3311817v1, whole genome shotgun sequence genome:
- the HSBP1L1 gene encoding heat shock factor-binding protein 1-like protein 1, which yields MDAPGPEAPGGRALRDTAENLFQELQEHFQALTATLNLRMEEMGGRIEDLQKNVNDLMAQAGIDSPAQKHRLEDRTVI from the exons ATGGACGCACCGGGCCCCGAAGCACCCGGCGGGCGCGCACTGCGGGACACG GCAGAAAATCTATTTCAGGAACTTCAAGAACATTTTCAAGCTCTGACGGCAACATTAAACCTCAGAA TGGAAGAAATGGGGGGTCGCATTGAAGACTTGCAGAAGAACGTGAATGACTTGATGGCCCAAGCCGGAATTGACAGTCCTGCTCAGAAACACAG ACTTGAAGACAGAACAGtcatttga